A single Halarcobacter anaerophilus DNA region contains:
- a CDS encoding M48 family metallopeptidase — MLEIFVIAYCLYFLFSTYTSFMQIGFVKNAKKMRPIILDDEKYLEAADYSVEKEELSIISAFYSFIIFLCWIGFGLNTLDSLLTIESTWLKAVVFVDLFIIINWILGLPFELYTSFKLDKKYGFSNMTPALFIKDTLKTGILFLVFGSAVIAAISWIISSFNSWWIWGFIFIFAVIILINMLYPVIRDKMFDKFEALKDKELEEKIINLLNQVGFKSSGVFSVDASKRDNRLNAYFGGLGSTKRVVLFDTLIQKLSHNELLAVLGHELGHFKNGDILKNIAIMGVVMFIFFAIFGNLSDEIFLGLKLQNEPYAIITIFLLFSPILSFFLMPLISLISRHNEYAADEFGSNMQSKEDLVSALLKLANENKSFPLSHPLYIFFYYSHPPLTERFKELGYDVQNDSDNALKDSIYADAN; from the coding sequence GTGCTAGAAATTTTTGTTATTGCTTATTGTTTATATTTTTTGTTTTCCACTTATACTTCTTTTATGCAAATAGGTTTTGTTAAAAATGCGAAGAAGATGAGACCTATTATTTTAGACGATGAAAAATATTTAGAAGCGGCAGATTACTCAGTTGAAAAAGAAGAACTCTCTATAATCTCGGCATTCTATAGTTTTATAATTTTTCTTTGCTGGATTGGATTTGGGTTAAATACTCTTGATTCTCTTTTAACTATTGAATCAACATGGTTAAAAGCTGTTGTTTTCGTTGATTTGTTTATTATTATAAATTGGATTCTAGGTTTACCTTTTGAGCTTTATACCTCTTTTAAACTTGATAAAAAGTACGGTTTCTCAAATATGACACCTGCTTTATTTATAAAAGATACATTAAAAACAGGAATACTTTTCCTAGTTTTCGGTTCAGCTGTTATTGCGGCAATCTCTTGGATAATAAGCAGTTTTAATTCTTGGTGGATTTGGGGTTTTATTTTTATTTTTGCAGTTATTATTTTAATAAATATGCTTTATCCCGTAATCAGAGATAAGATGTTTGACAAGTTTGAAGCTTTAAAAGATAAAGAGTTGGAAGAAAAAATCATAAATCTTTTAAATCAAGTAGGGTTTAAAAGTTCAGGCGTTTTTTCAGTAGATGCAAGTAAAAGAGATAATAGATTAAACGCATATTTCGGTGGATTAGGAAGTACAAAAAGAGTTGTTTTGTTTGATACTTTAATTCAAAAACTTTCTCACAATGAACTTTTAGCTGTTTTAGGACATGAACTGGGACATTTTAAAAACGGTGATATTTTAAAAAATATTGCAATTATGGGTGTTGTTATGTTCATCTTTTTTGCAATTTTCGGAAATCTAAGTGATGAGATATTTTTAGGTTTAAAGCTTCAAAATGAGCCTTATGCTATTATTACCATATTTTTACTTTTTTCTCCTATTCTATCGTTTTTCTTAATGCCTTTAATTTCATTGATCTCAAGACATAATGAGTATGCAGCAGATGAATTCGGTTCAAATATGCAAAGTAAAGAGGATTTGGTAAGTGCTTTATTAAAATTGGCAAATGAAAACAAATCGTTTCCTCTGTCTCACCCTCTTTATATCTTCTTTTATTACTCTCATCCACCTTTGACTGAAAGATTTAAAGAGCT
- a CDS encoding GGDEF domain-containing protein: protein MVKYIIACIDNDIEVLDSLYNKISRIVDSDYIVESYINKEQALIGCYNYIIAGNEILITILGQDSSKMSVEKFFIELHKNSPTTRNILFEDVATVESLSKIINESSLYQIIPRRFDRVDFEYIILEAIKQNAQDRRLRDYQRVLESAVEKRTRELNDINVKLEILATTDSLTGVKNRRSFYESSAPMIRYSRRENKELAVLMIDIDKFKMINDIYGHAAGDDVIKIMAQKIKDSLRKSDIFARLGGEEFAAVLPNTSKRGAQKAAENIRKEIENLEIKTINEEKIKFTISIGLTMLRYDDVDLEAILHRADLALYEAKREGRNKVCISKEELNEEN, encoded by the coding sequence ATGGTTAAGTATATAATTGCATGCATAGATAATGACATAGAGGTACTTGATTCTTTATATAACAAGATTTCAAGAATTGTTGACTCTGATTACATAGTTGAGAGTTATATTAATAAAGAGCAGGCTTTAATAGGTTGTTATAACTATATTATTGCAGGAAATGAAATTCTTATTACTATTTTAGGTCAAGACAGTTCTAAAATGAGTGTAGAGAAGTTTTTTATTGAACTTCATAAAAATTCTCCAACAACAAGAAACATACTTTTTGAGGATGTTGCTACAGTTGAATCTCTATCAAAAATAATAAATGAATCCTCTTTATATCAAATTATTCCAAGAAGATTTGACAGAGTTGACTTTGAGTATATAATTTTAGAAGCAATAAAGCAAAATGCACAAGACAGAAGATTAAGAGATTATCAAAGAGTTTTGGAAAGTGCTGTTGAAAAAAGAACCCGCGAATTAAACGATATAAACGTAAAACTTGAAATCTTGGCTACTACAGACTCTTTAACAGGCGTAAAAAACAGAAGAAGTTTTTATGAATCTTCCGCACCTATGATTAGATATTCAAGAAGAGAGAATAAAGAGCTTGCCGTTTTAATGATTGATATCGATAAATTTAAGATGATAAATGATATTTACGGACATGCAGCAGGAGATGACGTAATAAAAATTATGGCTCAAAAAATAAAAGACAGTTTAAGAAAATCCGATATTTTTGCAAGACTGGGAGGAGAAGAGTTTGCTGCTGTTTTACCTAATACTTCCAAAAGAGGGGCACAAAAAGCTGCTGAAAATATCAGAAAAGAGATAGAAAATCTTGAAATAAAAACAATAAATGAAGAAAAAATCAAATTTACAATAAGTATAGGTCTTACAATGCTTCGTTATGATGATGTGGATTTAGAAGCAATCTTACATAGAGCCGATCTTGCTTTATATGAGGCAAAAAGAGAAGGGCGGAACAAAGTTTGCATTTCTAAAGAGGAACTTAATGAAGAAAACTGA
- a CDS encoding YbgC/FadM family acyl-CoA thioesterase: MKIRVYYEDTDCGGIVYYANYLKFCERARSNLFFEKGLSPHNDEEFFVVKKVEAEYIKPAKFSDLLEVNTKIISKSAVTIDILHEIYKDNELLFISKVKLVYLKKFRPSKIPKEILEIFC, from the coding sequence ATGAAAATAAGAGTCTATTACGAAGATACAGATTGCGGAGGTATTGTATATTACGCAAATTATCTAAAATTTTGTGAAAGGGCGAGAAGTAATCTTTTTTTTGAAAAAGGTCTTTCTCCTCACAACGATGAGGAATTTTTTGTTGTTAAAAAAGTTGAAGCTGAATATATAAAACCTGCAAAATTTTCCGATTTACTTGAGGTAAATACGAAAATTATCTCAAAAAGTGCAGTTACGATAGATATTTTACATGAAATTTACAAGGACAATGAGCTTCTTTTCATATCAAAAGTCAAGTTGGTTTATTTAAAAAAGTTTAGACCTTCAAAAATACCCAAAGAAATTTTAGAAATTTTTTGTTAA
- a CDS encoding sensor histidine kinase has product MRKNMDKNTKSEKTLINIIKFGAVVPIIVISIIFTYIFVQYKNEELKNEIENLRVKFLNENKKNVKDEVNRVVSSIKYEIERSDEELKNFLKNKVYEAHSIATNIYNESIKNGEKDKNKIFETIKQTLGSILYNKGRGYIFIDDINGIKLLQPTNKSFEGKDFSNFEDPKGYKFVQKIMETIRKKGEAYDEYFWYKTQTDKEAYKKISFYKYFEPYNVAIGTGEYFVDFEKKIQNRLLERIRRIKFDDNGYIVIFNSKGTYLSHFKKDNIGKNGFKIKDKEGNYFIKDIVNFAKKNKEGYLSYIASARPDKNEQNREKVTYLKYFKQWDWIIGAGFYLEELNKEVKEKELLLTQKHEEIIQKIIVISFTVTFILILLSSYISKILFDKFNEYKKEIKKEVDKTIEKEKLLVQQSKMAIMGEMIANIAHQWKQPLNLISTSNSLIKLNKEFDNFSTPEEIDEAIENIDHSVKHLATTIDDFRNFFKPNKIKSVFKIDDLLNKAFKLLDTQLKNSNIEVISDVKEIEVYGFENELLQVLINIIKNAIDELFKIHDKKFIFINAYRKDSIVVIRVKDTAGGIPKKMLDKVFQAYFTTKGDKGTGIGLYMCKQIINNINGEIRVTNVDFTYKEEKYKGAEFIITIPFQTSI; this is encoded by the coding sequence ATGCGTAAGAATATGGATAAAAATACTAAAAGTGAAAAGACTTTAATAAATATAATAAAATTCGGTGCTGTTGTTCCAATTATAGTAATCTCAATAATTTTTACATATATATTTGTTCAATATAAAAATGAAGAGCTTAAAAATGAGATTGAAAATTTAAGAGTAAAATTTCTAAATGAAAACAAGAAGAACGTAAAAGACGAAGTTAACAGAGTAGTAAGCTCAATAAAATATGAAATTGAACGCTCAGACGAAGAACTAAAAAATTTTTTAAAAAACAAAGTATATGAAGCTCACTCAATTGCTACAAATATATATAATGAAAGTATAAAAAACGGAGAAAAAGATAAAAATAAAATTTTTGAAACCATAAAACAGACACTAGGAAGTATTCTTTATAATAAAGGCAGAGGATATATCTTTATAGATGATATAAACGGTATTAAACTTCTGCAACCCACTAATAAAAGTTTTGAAGGTAAAGATTTTTCTAATTTCGAAGATCCCAAAGGCTATAAATTTGTTCAAAAGATAATGGAAACAATAAGAAAAAAAGGCGAAGCTTATGATGAATACTTTTGGTATAAAACACAAACAGATAAAGAAGCCTATAAAAAAATCAGTTTTTACAAATATTTCGAACCTTATAATGTAGCTATAGGTACGGGTGAATATTTTGTAGATTTTGAAAAAAAAATACAAAACAGGCTTTTGGAAAGAATTCGAAGAATAAAGTTTGACGATAACGGTTATATTGTAATTTTTAATTCAAAAGGAACATATTTATCTCATTTTAAAAAAGATAATATAGGTAAAAACGGTTTTAAAATCAAAGATAAAGAAGGTAACTATTTTATAAAAGATATTGTAAATTTTGCTAAAAAAAATAAAGAGGGATATCTTTCATATATAGCAAGTGCCAGACCTGATAAAAACGAACAAAACAGAGAAAAAGTTACATATTTAAAATATTTTAAACAGTGGGATTGGATAATAGGTGCGGGATTTTATTTGGAAGAGTTAAATAAAGAAGTAAAAGAAAAAGAACTGCTTTTAACCCAAAAACATGAAGAAATTATCCAGAAAATAATAGTTATAAGTTTTACTGTTACCTTTATTTTAATTCTATTATCCTCATATATATCAAAAATTCTTTTTGACAAATTTAATGAATATAAAAAAGAGATAAAAAAAGAAGTTGATAAAACAATAGAAAAAGAGAAACTTTTAGTACAACAGTCAAAAATGGCTATTATGGGAGAAATGATAGCAAATATTGCACACCAGTGGAAACAACCTTTAAATCTCATAAGTACCTCAAATAGTCTTATAAAACTAAATAAAGAGTTTGATAATTTTAGTACACCCGAAGAGATTGACGAAGCAATTGAAAATATTGATCACTCTGTTAAACATTTGGCAACAACAATTGATGATTTTAGAAACTTTTTTAAACCCAATAAAATCAAATCTGTTTTTAAAATTGATGATCTGCTAAATAAAGCATTTAAACTTTTGGATACACAACTAAAAAACAGCAATATTGAAGTTATTTCGGATGTAAAAGAGATAGAAGTTTATGGATTTGAAAATGAGCTTTTGCAGGTTTTAATTAATATTATAAAAAATGCAATTGATGAATTATTTAAAATACATGATAAAAAATTTATTTTTATTAATGCTTATCGTAAAGACTCTATTGTCGTAATTAGAGTAAAAGATACGGCAGGTGGGATTCCTAAAAAGATGTTAGATAAGGTTTTTCAGGCATATTTTACAACAAAAGGCGATAAAGGAACGGGAATCGGTCTTTATATGTGTAAACAGATCATAAATAATATAAACGGTGAGATAAGAGTAACAAATGTTGATTTTACTTACAAAGAAGAGAAATATAAAGGTGCAGAATTTATAATAACTATTCCTTTTCAAACTTCAATCTAA
- a CDS encoding alpha/beta fold hydrolase, producing the protein MKEWTLKHSFYFEGREVKYDIKGEGKPVILVHGTPWSSFNLRHLISELSLEYKVYYFDLLGYGSSDKSDADVSLGIQNRLLDEIIKYWELKNPFIIGHDFGGTTVFRNHILNKKNYKKIVVIDPVALSPWGSPFFKHIEKHENAFSTVPDFIHLAIVEAYIKTAAHKKLTQETIHGILAPWSSKEGKAAFYRQIAQADSKFTDEFQDRFDEIRAPLLILWGQEDKWIPCSQAYELQKKIKKAQLITIPDAGHLIIEEKPQILVQEIKKFFESEKE; encoded by the coding sequence ATGAAGGAATGGACTCTTAAACACTCTTTTTATTTTGAAGGAAGAGAAGTTAAGTATGATATTAAAGGGGAAGGAAAACCTGTAATATTGGTACATGGAACTCCCTGGTCTTCGTTTAATCTTCGTCATTTAATTTCTGAACTATCGTTAGAATATAAAGTTTACTATTTTGATCTTTTAGGCTATGGAAGTTCTGATAAAAGTGATGCAGATGTATCCTTGGGTATTCAAAATAGATTATTAGATGAGATAATCAAATATTGGGAACTTAAAAATCCTTTTATTATTGGACATGACTTTGGAGGAACGACTGTTTTTCGTAATCATATTTTAAATAAAAAAAATTATAAAAAAATAGTAGTTATTGATCCTGTGGCATTATCACCTTGGGGATCACCATTTTTTAAACATATAGAAAAACATGAAAATGCGTTTTCTACCGTACCGGATTTTATTCATTTAGCTATAGTTGAAGCATATATAAAAACTGCGGCACATAAAAAGTTGACACAAGAAACAATTCATGGAATTTTAGCTCCATGGAGCAGTAAAGAAGGGAAAGCAGCTTTTTATAGGCAAATAGCACAAGCAGATTCGAAATTTACTGATGAATTTCAAGATAGATTTGATGAAATCAGAGCACCTTTGTTAATTCTTTGGGGGCAAGAAGATAAATGGATTCCTTGTTCACAAGCATATGAACTTCAAAAAAAAATAAAAAAAGCACAACTTATAACTATCCCTGATGCAGGACATTTAATCATTGAAGAAAAACCACAAATATTAGTACAAGAAATTAAAAAATTTTTCGAAAGTGAAAAAGAATAG
- a CDS encoding PAS domain S-box protein: protein MKRLFLSFFFFICFFQVCFADILEISSSSKVEVLDKPSYLIKSLSYKEAYISFKNSEFKKLYSKNRSLGFSNEPLWVALKVLNKSEQKQVLSFMYNSLEKLTLYAYENDKLLYEKKNIKSIGDTLLKNSFKTLNSYFELEKSDSAVTYLIKIETKTPMIVNMFIGSQIEALEVQVPQFIFFFISIGSFLSIILFSLFVYSSTKEKGYLLFSIYNLLLGVFISFSYGYLPLIFDFKTSLFFNTLILQLAFTFLIFFSIDFFNINKSNKKLYYTIWAVVLLFNTLFFINNFNLTSYQLMNIFIIIVLTLFCLAISIISFIQKDEMSKYYIIALGGYLISIIVTLFMKTGLLFYSFFTVEAHFLGYMWQMIVLFLALGQKIKILQKEKNEALLKLKFQEKMLFLQSRQASLGKLIGNITHQWREPLTEISAVWTNVEANILLKGIVENRQIISAIKQNNQIIKHLSQTINVFYNSFKFQSNKKENFSIVEEILNIEKLVYYTLKAENIEFRFIYDELLQAYGNRNEFVNAVLNIVLNAKDMLVKRKIKKPRIKIILFKDIENTKIYIEDNAQGIEEKVINKVFKPGVSTKEDSTGLGLFISKTIIEQKLQGVLKVENILKGARFIIFLPSAKTARDNRFNQIEYNLNESTFQRLSRLEKEVARQSEIEKTLKQWETIFNQAHWAIAFHKHNSKKFESTNPAFTKIYGYTNKELQELDFLALFEEKNRAFALQKQKEAFDKSFLSFEAVNIRKDGKKFPVNIDLTVIKNENDEILYYIANIKDITKQKEDLNKILFQKFALDNLYEAIFLLDKKANFCYANKRAYETLGYTYDEILTMGVKDIDINFSYEKYLETLDKLGNDEFIIETLHQKRDKCLFPVRIKLNCFKYQYRIYYMGFCMGYNINNNKNF from the coding sequence ATGAAGAGACTGTTTTTATCATTTTTCTTTTTTATTTGTTTTTTTCAGGTCTGTTTTGCGGATATATTAGAAATCTCTTCTTCTAGTAAAGTAGAAGTTCTTGATAAACCCTCTTATCTTATTAAGAGTCTGTCTTATAAAGAAGCGTACATTTCTTTTAAAAACTCGGAATTTAAAAAACTCTATTCGAAAAACAGAAGTCTAGGCTTTTCAAATGAACCTTTGTGGGTTGCTCTAAAAGTTCTAAATAAGAGTGAACAAAAACAGGTTTTGAGTTTTATGTACAACTCTTTGGAAAAGTTGACTTTATATGCTTATGAAAATGACAAACTTTTATATGAAAAAAAGAATATAAAATCTATAGGAGATACTCTTTTAAAAAACAGTTTTAAGACATTAAACTCCTATTTTGAATTGGAAAAATCAGATAGTGCCGTAACTTATCTTATTAAGATTGAAACAAAAACACCTATGATTGTAAATATGTTTATAGGTTCGCAAATTGAAGCTTTGGAAGTTCAAGTACCGCAATTTATCTTCTTCTTTATAAGTATAGGTTCTTTTTTGAGTATAATTTTATTTAGTCTTTTTGTTTACTCTTCCACAAAAGAGAAGGGTTATTTGTTATTTTCTATTTATAACTTATTATTAGGTGTGTTTATAAGTTTCTCTTATGGATATCTGCCTCTGATTTTTGATTTTAAAACCTCTTTGTTTTTTAATACTTTGATTTTACAGTTAGCTTTTACCTTTTTAATATTTTTCTCCATAGACTTTTTTAATATCAATAAATCTAATAAGAAGCTTTATTATACTATTTGGGCAGTTGTACTTTTATTTAATACTCTGTTTTTTATAAATAATTTTAACTTAACTTCTTATCAATTAATGAATATTTTTATAATAATTGTATTAACGCTTTTTTGTTTGGCAATTTCAATAATAAGTTTTATACAAAAAGATGAAATGTCAAAATACTATATAATTGCATTAGGCGGTTATCTAATATCTATTATCGTTACTCTATTTATGAAAACAGGTTTGCTATTTTACTCTTTTTTTACGGTAGAAGCTCATTTTTTAGGATATATGTGGCAGATGATTGTTCTTTTCCTTGCTTTGGGACAAAAAATAAAAATCTTGCAAAAAGAGAAAAATGAAGCTTTATTAAAGTTGAAATTTCAAGAGAAAATGCTTTTTCTACAATCAAGACAGGCATCTTTGGGAAAACTTATAGGAAATATAACCCATCAATGGAGAGAACCTTTAACGGAAATCTCTGCTGTCTGGACTAATGTTGAAGCAAATATTTTATTAAAAGGTATTGTCGAAAATAGACAAATAATAAGTGCAATTAAACAAAATAACCAAATAATAAAACATTTAAGCCAGACAATAAATGTTTTTTATAACTCTTTTAAATTCCAATCAAATAAAAAAGAAAATTTCAGTATTGTTGAAGAGATATTAAATATAGAAAAATTAGTTTACTATACTTTAAAAGCCGAAAATATAGAATTTAGATTTATTTATGATGAATTATTACAAGCTTACGGAAACAGAAATGAGTTTGTAAATGCCGTATTAAATATTGTTCTAAATGCAAAAGATATGTTGGTAAAAAGAAAAATTAAAAAGCCTCGTATAAAAATTATACTTTTTAAAGATATTGAAAATACAAAGATTTATATAGAAGATAATGCCCAAGGAATAGAAGAAAAGGTTATTAACAAAGTTTTTAAACCGGGAGTTAGTACAAAAGAGGATTCAACAGGACTTGGTTTGTTTATTTCAAAAACAATTATTGAACAAAAACTGCAAGGAGTTTTAAAAGTAGAAAATATTTTAAAAGGAGCCCGTTTTATAATCTTTTTACCCTCAGCTAAAACAGCAAGAGATAATAGGTTTAATCAAATCGAATATAATCTAAACGAATCAACTTTTCAGAGACTGTCAAGATTGGAAAAAGAAGTAGCAAGACAATCAGAAATAGAAAAAACATTAAAGCAATGGGAAACTATATTTAATCAGGCTCATTGGGCAATAGCTTTTCATAAACACAACAGTAAAAAGTTTGAGAGTACAAATCCTGCTTTTACCAAAATTTACGGTTATACAAATAAAGAGCTTCAGGAGTTGGATTTCTTAGCTCTTTTTGAAGAAAAGAACAGAGCTTTTGCTCTGCAAAAACAAAAAGAGGCATTTGATAAGTCCTTTTTATCTTTTGAAGCCGTAAATATAAGAAAAGACGGGAAAAAATTTCCCGTGAATATTGATTTAACCGTTATAAAAAATGAAAATGATGAAATCCTTTATTATATAGCAAATATTAAAGATATAACAAAACAAAAAGAGGATTTAAATAAGATTCTATTTCAAAAATTTGCTTTGGATAATCTTTATGAAGCAATTTTCCTCTTAGATAAAAAAGCAAATTTCTGTTATGCCAATAAAAGAGCCTATGAAACCTTAGGATATACCTATGATGAAATCTTGACTATGGGAGTAAAAGATATTGATATAAACTTCTCTTATGAAAAATATTTAGAGACTTTGGACAAATTGGGAAATGATGAATTTATTATAGAAACTCTTCATCAAAAAAGAGATAAATGCCTTTTCCCCGTGAGAATAAAATTGAATTGTTTTAAATATCAATACAGAATATATTATATGGGTTTTTGTATGGGATATAATATAAACAATAATAAAAACTTCTAA
- a CDS encoding response regulator transcription factor: MINNILLLKDKSVLFAEDDEIIKKNITDVLKMLFKEVYTVTNGQKAYELYEEESIDLVITDIKMPLMDGLDLTEKIRKKDYDIPIILLTNFTQQVILMQAVNLSIDGYITKPIELEDLISTIQKSMKRVVKNKGVIPLSKNIFYSITTQEVYQNNKLIQLGFKELQLLKLLIKNYKKTVTKDEISSVLWPLESVSDSSIKNLILRIRKKFDEDIITSVRGVGYRLQLEITK, translated from the coding sequence GTGATAAATAATATTTTATTGTTAAAAGATAAATCTGTACTTTTTGCAGAAGATGACGAGATTATTAAAAAAAACATTACAGATGTCCTAAAAATGTTATTTAAAGAGGTTTATACGGTAACTAACGGGCAAAAAGCTTATGAACTTTATGAAGAAGAGAGTATTGATCTTGTTATTACGGATATTAAAATGCCTCTAATGGACGGACTTGATTTAACAGAAAAAATTAGAAAAAAAGATTATGATATACCTATTATTTTATTAACAAATTTTACGCAGCAAGTGATCTTGATGCAAGCGGTGAATCTCTCTATTGACGGATATATTACAAAACCTATTGAGTTAGAAGATTTAATCTCTACAATACAAAAATCTATGAAAAGAGTCGTAAAAAACAAAGGAGTTATTCCTTTAAGTAAGAATATTTTTTATTCGATAACTACTCAGGAAGTATATCAAAATAACAAACTTATTCAGTTGGGGTTTAAAGAGCTTCAACTTTTGAAACTTCTTATTAAAAATTATAAAAAAACAGTAACAAAAGATGAAATCTCTTCTGTTTTATGGCCTTTGGAAAGTGTAAGCGACTCTTCGATTAAAAACTTAATATTAAGAATCAGAAAAAAATTTGATGAAGATATAATAACTTCCGTAAGAGGAGTCGGTTATCGTCTTCAGCTTGAAATAACCAAATAA
- a CDS encoding aldo/keto reductase codes for MNYNYIGKSGLRVTPICLGTMTFGSTTSKKEAFEIMDKAYDRGINFYDTAEVYPVPPKADTAGITEQIVGEWLKTKPRDSIILATKVVGAASGWFVPPIRHGLTAIDSFHIKTAVEGSLKRLDVDYIDLYQMHWPDTVVPVEESLKAFDALVKEGKVRYIGTSNDTAYGLTKANEISKYKDLARFESIQNNFSLLNPRFHDELANVCKRENISLLPYSPIAGGVLSGKYNSGLYPEGCRFTAYAKHQNPRVQAQSKRFVNDKTIEATKRYMSLAKDYGVSPVTLAVAYSKHFDFVASTIIGARKLSQLEESFAALDFKIDDELMNKIKEIQSDILYPMG; via the coding sequence ATGAATTATAACTATATAGGTAAAAGTGGACTTAGAGTAACGCCCATTTGTTTAGGAACGATGACATTTGGTAGCACCACTTCAAAAAAAGAGGCTTTTGAAATTATGGATAAAGCTTATGACAGAGGAATCAATTTTTACGATACTGCCGAAGTTTATCCTGTTCCTCCAAAAGCTGATACAGCCGGAATTACTGAACAAATTGTCGGAGAATGGCTTAAAACAAAACCCAGAGATTCTATTATTTTAGCTACAAAAGTAGTAGGAGCTGCTTCAGGATGGTTTGTACCTCCTATTAGACACGGACTTACTGCAATTGATTCTTTTCATATAAAAACTGCTGTTGAAGGAAGTTTAAAAAGACTTGACGTTGATTATATTGATCTTTACCAGATGCATTGGCCGGATACGGTTGTGCCTGTAGAAGAGAGTTTAAAAGCTTTTGATGCTTTGGTTAAAGAGGGAAAAGTAAGATACATAGGAACTTCAAATGACACGGCTTACGGTTTGACAAAAGCAAATGAGATTTCAAAATATAAAGATTTGGCAAGATTTGAATCAATTCAAAACAATTTTTCTCTTTTAAATCCTAGATTTCATGATGAATTGGCAAATGTCTGCAAAAGAGAAAATATTTCATTACTTCCGTATTCTCCAATAGCAGGAGGAGTTCTTTCAGGTAAATATAACAGCGGTTTATATCCTGAGGGATGCAGATTTACTGCATATGCCAAACATCAAAATCCAAGAGTTCAAGCTCAATCAAAAAGATTTGTAAACGATAAAACTATTGAAGCAACGAAAAGATATATGTCTTTAGCAAAAGATTACGGAGTATCTCCTGTTACCTTAGCAGTTGCTTATTCTAAACATTTTGATTTTGTAGCTTCAACTATTATAGGAGCCAGAAAACTATCTCAACTTGAAGAATCTTTTGCTGCTTTAGATTTTAAAATAGATGATGAATTAATGAATAAAATAAAAGAGATTCAAAGCGATATACTTTATCCTATGGGATAA